The Mesorhizobium loti genome includes a region encoding these proteins:
- a CDS encoding sugar ABC transporter substrate-binding protein, translating into MSVAWTSKLALAASLALLPVTSWAQSVNISYLTHWSPETVALLEAAAKDYAKTNPDVSVTVRAVPFGDLLTTLRSQGGGSDGPTIGGIYDLWLPELARDKLVAPAPDAVAGEVKDAWPAGVVSAASVGGKLYGIPNEIDVYALNYNKALFKQAGITAAPKTWDEFKDAARKLTNKDAGQQGFGMINSWAAGVVHPFASLLVSNGGDLVKDGKPVLDSPQATETFQLYEDLIKSGASVPAMATADANTTGPFLDNFVSGKTGMIIMANWWESALKGGMGDRFADIATAPIPVGPSGDKPHSISYSWMTVVNANAGEAEQKAAWDFLAWLNNPKSGKNGASAMSDILMSMGILPSRLSDIGAHKDKLGSEFLSGYVSVLADAKPFPVVPGGQEFSESLQQTLEALQYGQVSAKDAQATAQADATSILERAAK; encoded by the coding sequence ATGTCTGTTGCCTGGACTTCGAAACTGGCCCTGGCCGCGAGCCTGGCGCTCCTGCCCGTCACCAGTTGGGCGCAATCGGTCAACATCTCATATTTGACGCATTGGTCGCCCGAGACCGTCGCGCTGCTGGAAGCGGCGGCCAAGGACTATGCGAAGACCAATCCGGACGTCAGCGTCACCGTGCGCGCCGTTCCGTTCGGCGATCTCCTGACCACGCTGCGCTCCCAGGGTGGCGGCTCGGACGGCCCGACCATCGGCGGCATCTACGATCTGTGGCTGCCCGAACTCGCCCGCGACAAGCTTGTCGCGCCTGCCCCCGACGCGGTCGCCGGCGAGGTCAAGGATGCGTGGCCAGCGGGCGTCGTCAGCGCCGCCTCGGTCGGCGGCAAGCTCTACGGCATTCCCAACGAGATCGACGTCTACGCGCTGAACTACAACAAGGCGCTGTTCAAGCAGGCCGGCATAACTGCTGCCCCAAAGACCTGGGACGAGTTCAAGGACGCGGCCAGGAAGCTGACCAACAAGGATGCCGGCCAGCAGGGTTTTGGCATGATCAATTCCTGGGCGGCGGGCGTCGTCCATCCCTTCGCCTCGCTGCTGGTTTCCAATGGCGGCGACCTGGTCAAGGACGGCAAACCGGTGCTGGACAGCCCGCAGGCCACTGAGACCTTCCAGCTCTACGAGGACCTGATCAAGTCGGGCGCCAGCGTGCCCGCCATGGCGACGGCCGACGCCAACACAACCGGCCCGTTTCTGGACAATTTCGTCTCCGGCAAGACCGGCATGATCATCATGGCCAACTGGTGGGAGAGTGCGCTGAAGGGCGGCATGGGCGACAGGTTCGCTGACATTGCCACCGCGCCGATCCCGGTCGGCCCGAGCGGCGACAAGCCGCATTCGATCTCCTATTCCTGGATGACCGTGGTCAATGCCAATGCCGGCGAAGCCGAGCAGAAGGCGGCCTGGGATTTCCTGGCATGGCTGAACAACCCGAAGTCCGGCAAGAACGGCGCCTCGGCGATGTCCGACATATTGATGTCGATGGGCATCCTGCCGTCGCGCCTGTCCGACATCGGGGCGCACAAGGACAAGCTCGGCTCGGAATTCCTGTCCGGCTATGTCAGCGTGCTGGCCGATGCAAAGCCCTTCCCGGTGGTGCCGGGCGGCCAGGAGTTCAGCGAATCCCTGCAGCAGACGCTCGAGGCGTTGCAGTACGGTCAGGTCTCGGCCAAGGATGCGCAGGCGACGGCGCAGGCCGACGCCACCTCTATCCTGGAGCGCGCCGCCAAGTAG
- a CDS encoding ROK family protein, translating to MTRVLAIDLGGTNLRAAVHTGDVRMLEMLSREAAPASLDAFVVRIRALCAEAGAVEALGIAVPGLVEGSVCRWVPNLPWLDGVDVARLFPGLRIALGNDAQIAMLAEAVEGSAKGMSDAILLAIGTGIGSAVLANSRIVAGARGGACSFGWACADIEDQGEERSGWLERVASGRALDTLAQQIGLADGGRLIDAARAGEKAALAALEAPARRLGTALAGAVALLDPQAVLISGGLAEALDMIRPPLLAEMRRHLPPHLKRIVLRPGQFGSRAGLVGAALAGLAGREWRQVR from the coding sequence ATGACGCGGGTTCTGGCCATCGATCTCGGCGGCACCAATCTGCGCGCCGCCGTCCATACCGGCGATGTGCGCATGCTGGAGATGTTGAGCCGCGAGGCCGCACCGGCAAGCCTCGACGCCTTTGTCGTCCGCATCCGCGCGCTGTGCGCCGAGGCGGGTGCGGTGGAGGCACTGGGCATTGCGGTGCCCGGCCTGGTCGAAGGCTCGGTCTGCCGCTGGGTCCCCAATCTCCCCTGGCTCGACGGCGTTGACGTCGCGAGATTGTTTCCGGGTCTGCGCATCGCGCTTGGCAATGACGCGCAGATCGCCATGCTCGCGGAAGCCGTCGAAGGCAGTGCGAAAGGCATGTCCGACGCGATCCTGCTGGCGATCGGCACCGGCATCGGCTCCGCCGTGCTGGCCAACAGCCGCATCGTTGCCGGGGCGCGTGGCGGCGCCTGCTCCTTCGGCTGGGCCTGCGCCGACATCGAGGATCAAGGCGAGGAGCGCAGCGGCTGGCTGGAGCGCGTCGCCTCCGGCCGGGCGCTCGACACCCTTGCGCAACAGATCGGCTTGGCCGATGGCGGCAGGCTGATCGACGCCGCTCGGGCCGGCGAGAAAGCGGCACTTGCCGCATTGGAGGCGCCGGCGCGTCGGCTGGGCACGGCGCTGGCCGGCGCGGTCGCGCTGCTCGATCCGCAGGCGGTGCTGATTTCCGGCGGCCTGGCGGAGGCGCTCGACATGATCCGGCCGCCGCTGCTTGCCGAGATGCGGCGGCACCTGCCGCCGCATCTCAAGCGGATTGTTCTGCGGCCAGGACAATTCGGTTCTCGCGCGGGTCTGGTCGGGGCGGCGCTGGCCGGGCTGGCGGGAAGAGAGTGGAGGCAGGTGCGATGA
- a CDS encoding carbohydrate ABC transporter permease: MSALVNAQRFVISPRLARLPGWTVLVVWTAAVLLPLYILVVSCFKTTAEIYDNRLGLPQSFAFDNFVNAWTRAHLGQNFVNSLIVTGGAVVLTIVVSAMAAYPLSRYRLGWNGIMLGLFLAGIMLPIRLASVELFTLMRNLDLLDSLTGLILVYSAIRIPFAVFIFANFMRVLPSELDEAARMDGAGEVRILFQIILPMVKPAVSIVAIFTAIAVWNDFFFPLIFIFDDRYKTVPLAISVFVGQFRTDWGLVFASLAISMAPILIMYCLLARQIREGVGAGGGMK; this comes from the coding sequence ATGAGCGCGCTGGTGAACGCGCAGAGGTTTGTGATCTCGCCACGGTTGGCGCGGCTGCCTGGCTGGACCGTGCTGGTCGTATGGACGGCTGCCGTCCTGCTGCCGCTCTACATCCTCGTCGTCTCCTGCTTCAAAACCACGGCCGAGATCTACGACAACCGGCTCGGCCTGCCGCAAAGCTTTGCCTTCGACAATTTCGTCAACGCCTGGACGCGAGCTCACCTCGGCCAGAATTTCGTCAACAGCCTGATCGTCACCGGCGGCGCGGTGGTGCTGACCATCGTCGTCTCGGCCATGGCTGCCTATCCGCTCAGCCGCTACAGGCTGGGCTGGAACGGCATCATGCTTGGCCTGTTCCTGGCCGGCATCATGCTGCCCATAAGGTTGGCCTCGGTCGAACTGTTCACGCTGATGCGCAATCTCGACCTGCTCGATTCGCTGACCGGCCTGATCCTCGTCTATTCGGCGATCCGCATTCCCTTTGCCGTCTTCATCTTCGCCAATTTCATGCGCGTGCTGCCCTCCGAACTCGACGAGGCGGCGCGCATGGACGGCGCCGGCGAGGTCCGCATCCTGTTCCAGATCATCCTGCCGATGGTGAAGCCGGCGGTGTCGATCGTCGCCATCTTCACGGCCATTGCCGTGTGGAACGACTTCTTCTTCCCACTGATCTTCATCTTCGACGACCGCTACAAGACCGTGCCGCTGGCGATCAGCGTCTTCGTCGGCCAGTTCCGCACCGACTGGGGCCTGGTGTTTGCCTCGCTGGCGATCTCCATGGCGCCCATCCTGATCATGTATTGTCTGCTCGCCCGCCAGATTCGCGAAGGCGTCGGCGCCGGGGGAGGCATGAAATGA
- the pobA gene encoding 4-hydroxybenzoate 3-monooxygenase, with amino-acid sequence MRSQVVIVGSGPSGLLLGQLLAGIGVETVILERASREHVLGRVRAGVLEQGTVELLEEAGAAARLHAEGLPHTGISLAFDGRLHRIDLEALTGGRHVTVYGQTEVTHDLMDKRDAAGLTTIYEAANVTLHDFDGAAPFATYDRDGVTHRIDCDFIAGCDGYHGVSRKSVPERALKTFERQYPFGWLGVLAEVPPADHELVYANHERGFALCSMRSTHRSRYYVQCPEGDRVEAWSDERFWDELRRRLPEQTAASVVTGPSFEKSIAPLRSFVAEPMRFGRLFLVGDAAHIVPPTGAKGLNLAASDVRYLFSGLRDFYRDKTATGIDAYSQKALARVWKAVRFSWWMTTMLHRFPDTGDFGQRIQEAELDYLVQSRAASTALAENYVGLPY; translated from the coding sequence ATGCGCAGCCAGGTCGTTATCGTCGGCTCGGGACCATCCGGCCTGCTGCTCGGCCAGCTTCTGGCCGGCATCGGTGTCGAGACGGTCATTCTGGAACGCGCGAGCCGCGAGCATGTGCTTGGCCGCGTGCGGGCAGGGGTGCTCGAACAGGGCACGGTCGAATTGCTGGAAGAGGCAGGCGCGGCGGCACGGCTGCACGCCGAAGGGCTGCCGCATACCGGCATCTCGCTCGCCTTCGACGGACGCTTGCACCGTATCGACCTCGAGGCACTGACCGGCGGCAGGCATGTCACCGTCTATGGCCAGACCGAGGTGACGCACGATTTGATGGACAAGCGCGACGCGGCGGGGCTGACCACGATCTATGAGGCGGCAAACGTCACGCTGCACGATTTCGACGGCGCCGCGCCTTTCGCCACCTATGACCGGGACGGCGTCACGCATCGGATCGATTGCGACTTCATTGCCGGCTGCGACGGCTATCACGGCGTCAGCCGCAAATCGGTGCCTGAGCGCGCGCTGAAGACCTTCGAGCGGCAGTATCCGTTCGGCTGGCTCGGCGTGCTGGCCGAAGTGCCGCCGGCCGATCACGAGCTGGTCTACGCCAATCACGAGCGGGGTTTTGCGCTGTGCTCGATGCGCTCGACGCACCGCAGCCGCTACTATGTGCAGTGCCCCGAGGGCGACCGTGTCGAGGCGTGGTCGGATGAGCGCTTCTGGGACGAGTTGCGCCGCCGCTTGCCCGAGCAGACGGCGGCAAGCGTCGTCACCGGCCCATCCTTCGAGAAATCGATCGCGCCGCTGCGCTCCTTCGTTGCCGAGCCGATGCGCTTCGGCAGGCTTTTCCTGGTCGGCGACGCCGCCCACATCGTGCCGCCCACCGGCGCCAAGGGCCTGAACCTCGCCGCCAGCGACGTGCGCTATCTCTTCTCGGGTTTGCGCGACTTCTACCGCGACAAAACCGCGACTGGCATCGACGCCTATTCGCAAAAGGCATTGGCGCGGGTCTGGAAGGCGGTTCGCTTTTCCTGGTGGATGACGACGATGCTGCACCGTTTCCCGGATACCGGCGACTTCGGCCAGCGCATTCAGGAGGCCGAGCTCGACTATCTCGTGCAGTCGCGTGCCGCATCGACCGCGCTGGCCGAGAACTATGTCGGCCTTCCCTACTGA
- a CDS encoding sterol desaturase family protein — MQLGLIGYYSDFVVYPLVIAVLAVAGLLEAGEESAPGWIGTVLACLGLWTLTEYLLHRFVLHHIPYIKDLHDRHHVEERSSVGTPTWLSLGVHALVAFLPVWMISDFATASAVSCGLMLGYLWYISVHHMIHHWHPSHPSYLYTLKRRHAVHHHIDETANFGVTSALWDRIFGTARL; from the coding sequence ATGCAACTCGGTCTTATCGGCTATTATAGCGACTTCGTGGTGTATCCGCTGGTGATCGCCGTGCTGGCAGTGGCAGGGCTGCTCGAGGCCGGCGAAGAGAGTGCGCCAGGCTGGATCGGCACGGTTCTCGCCTGCCTCGGCCTCTGGACCCTGACTGAATACCTCCTGCACAGGTTCGTCCTTCACCACATTCCCTACATCAAGGACCTGCACGATCGTCACCATGTCGAGGAGCGCAGTTCGGTGGGCACGCCGACCTGGCTCAGCCTCGGGGTGCATGCGCTGGTGGCGTTTTTGCCGGTTTGGATGATCTCGGATTTCGCCACCGCGAGCGCGGTGAGCTGCGGGCTGATGTTGGGGTACCTGTGGTACATCAGCGTCCACCACATGATCCACCACTGGCATCCCAGTCATCCGAGCTATCTCTACACGCTCAAGCGCCGGCACGCCGTGCATCATCACATCGACGAAACGGCCAATTTCGGTGTTACGTCGGCACTTTGGGATCGGATCTTCGGTACCGCGCGGCTCTGA
- a CDS encoding NUDIX domain-containing protein, with protein sequence MAKRSAGLLIYHRSDGDLKVLLVHPGGPFWAKKDDGAWSIPKGLVGENEDELTAAQRETEEELGVKVDGNFARLGDYRQPGGKIVSAWSVEATIDIDVAAIRSNSFTMEWPPRSGSLRDFPEVDRAGWFTLAEAEVKILNGQRPMLLDFARQQGVG encoded by the coding sequence ATGGCAAAACGCAGTGCGGGATTGCTGATTTATCACCGCAGTGACGGCGATCTCAAGGTGTTGCTGGTTCACCCAGGCGGACCGTTCTGGGCGAAGAAGGACGATGGCGCCTGGTCGATACCGAAGGGCCTTGTCGGCGAGAACGAGGACGAGTTGACGGCAGCGCAACGCGAGACAGAGGAAGAACTCGGCGTCAAGGTCGATGGCAACTTCGCGCGGCTTGGCGACTACAGGCAACCGGGCGGCAAGATCGTCTCGGCCTGGTCTGTCGAGGCGACCATCGACATCGATGTGGCCGCCATCAGGAGCAACAGCTTCACCATGGAATGGCCGCCACGGTCTGGATCCCTGAGGGACTTCCCGGAGGTCGACAGAGCAGGCTGGTTCACCTTGGCCGAGGCCGAGGTGAAAATCCTCAACGGGCAGCGCCCGATGCTATTGGATTTTGCCAGGCAGCAAGGCGTCGGGTGA
- a CDS encoding extracellular solute-binding protein: MSMLSIHRRAALGLIGGLAAACAGIFSTVPAKADSTVTLWSWRTEDEAAMRRIFDAFEAKTPGIKVNIQFTPDADYQNRLSTALRGGRGPDIAQLKAYGELQPFVDAGYLDALDDSVPELKNMADAALGGARGRTDGKVYGVPYSVPMMGVFYNQDIFAAQGIEIPKTYKDFVAACDRLKAAGITPIATGGANGSAWELEIGVGVVGPTVYGPGFYDEMMAGKATFEDPRYVAALKRFAELKPYFPDGFAGIDYTTATQQFIGGKAAMFLGGSFENGSFKAQNPKLKFSIFPFPTDDAGAKLYTSAFSDGSYGLVSESASKEAATKVLGFMASAEFAQMFADELGWPPARTDVTVKDPVLAQMMEMSKNSTPYLTLVGFRWQSPTASSVLQSEIIDMVEGNIAPEKLAADMQAAVATWFKPKQ; this comes from the coding sequence ATGAGCATGCTTTCGATTCACCGACGCGCAGCCCTTGGCCTGATCGGCGGCCTCGCCGCCGCTTGCGCCGGCATCTTTTCCACCGTGCCGGCGAAGGCCGATAGCACGGTGACATTGTGGAGCTGGCGCACCGAGGACGAAGCCGCAATGCGCCGCATCTTCGACGCCTTCGAGGCCAAGACCCCCGGCATCAAGGTCAACATCCAGTTCACGCCGGATGCCGACTACCAGAACCGGCTGAGCACGGCGCTGCGCGGCGGCCGCGGACCGGATATCGCCCAGCTCAAGGCCTACGGTGAATTGCAGCCCTTCGTCGACGCCGGCTATCTCGATGCACTGGACGACAGCGTGCCCGAGCTGAAGAACATGGCCGATGCTGCCCTTGGCGGCGCGCGCGGCCGCACCGACGGCAAGGTTTATGGCGTGCCCTATTCGGTGCCGATGATGGGCGTCTTCTACAACCAGGACATCTTTGCCGCCCAGGGCATCGAAATCCCCAAGACCTACAAGGATTTCGTCGCCGCCTGCGACAGACTGAAGGCGGCCGGCATCACCCCGATCGCCACCGGCGGTGCCAACGGCTCGGCCTGGGAGCTGGAGATCGGCGTCGGCGTCGTCGGGCCTACGGTCTACGGTCCGGGCTTCTACGATGAGATGATGGCCGGCAAGGCGACCTTCGAGGATCCCCGCTATGTCGCGGCACTGAAGCGCTTTGCCGAGCTGAAGCCCTATTTCCCGGATGGCTTCGCCGGTATCGACTACACCACCGCGACGCAGCAGTTCATCGGCGGCAAGGCGGCGATGTTCCTCGGCGGCTCGTTCGAGAATGGCAGTTTCAAGGCGCAGAACCCGAAGCTGAAATTCTCGATCTTCCCGTTCCCCACCGATGATGCCGGAGCAAAACTCTACACCTCGGCCTTCTCCGACGGCTCCTATGGCCTGGTCTCCGAAAGCGCCAGCAAGGAAGCCGCGACTAAGGTGCTGGGCTTCATGGCGTCGGCCGAATTCGCGCAGATGTTCGCCGATGAGCTCGGCTGGCCGCCGGCCCGCACCGACGTCACGGTGAAGGACCCAGTGTTGGCGCAGATGATGGAGATGTCGAAGAATTCGACGCCTTATCTGACGCTGGTCGGCTTCCGCTGGCAGTCGCCGACGGCCTCCTCGGTCCTGCAGTCGGAAATCATCGACATGGTCGAAGGCAACATCGCGCCGGAGAAGTTGGCGGCCGACATGCAGGCTGCGGTCGCCACCTGGTTCAAGCCGAAACAGTAA
- a CDS encoding GntR family transcriptional regulator encodes MSEASFQQPDRRRPEPLWYQVEEAIRAIVKSGEWATGDQIPAEDRLCALFGVSRITLRHALRNLEEGGLLRREHGRGTFVRSTTLVAGTRELTSFTQEMGNMGVIAGSRLLDCSLTTANAAAAGALEIEEGDPVVRIRRLRLGNSEPIGIQTAQLSAVRVPGFLDAGLLQGSLYEALERHYGIVPVAARENYRVGAVGAADAELLDLSVGSPAFVVERITTDERGPFEFTVSIMRGDRYEIRSTLRAGRVPSTPRS; translated from the coding sequence ATGAGCGAAGCGAGCTTTCAGCAACCCGATCGCAGACGACCGGAGCCGCTCTGGTATCAGGTCGAGGAAGCGATCCGCGCCATCGTCAAGAGCGGCGAATGGGCAACCGGCGACCAGATTCCGGCCGAAGACAGGTTGTGCGCCCTGTTCGGGGTCAGCCGCATCACGCTGCGCCACGCCTTGCGCAATCTGGAGGAAGGTGGGCTGCTGCGCCGCGAGCACGGCCGCGGCACCTTCGTGCGCTCCACCACGCTTGTCGCGGGCACCCGCGAACTGACCAGCTTCACCCAGGAAATGGGCAATATGGGCGTGATCGCCGGCTCGCGCCTGCTCGATTGCAGCCTGACGACGGCCAATGCCGCGGCGGCCGGTGCGCTGGAGATCGAGGAGGGCGATCCGGTGGTGCGCATCCGGCGCCTGCGGCTCGGCAACAGCGAACCGATCGGCATCCAGACGGCGCAGCTCTCGGCCGTGCGCGTGCCTGGTTTCCTCGACGCCGGCCTGCTGCAGGGCTCGCTCTACGAGGCGCTGGAGCGCCATTACGGCATCGTGCCGGTGGCGGCGCGCGAAAACTACCGCGTCGGCGCGGTCGGTGCTGCCGATGCCGAACTGCTTGATCTCTCGGTTGGAAGTCCCGCCTTCGTGGTCGAGCGCATCACCACCGACGAGCGCGGTCCGTTCGAATTCACCGTCTCCATCATGCGGGGCGACCGCTACGAAATCCGCTCGACGCTGCGCGCCGGGCGCGTCCCGTCAACCCCAAGAAGCTGA
- a CDS encoding sugar ABC transporter permease, with the protein MINRYRASAGIMLAPAVTLIGVFVLLPMLLTVWLSFQDWSTQTPFSSASFIGLDNFREIFGPTSVGRDFKGALANTAIYTALSVILILPLSVAFGLMVYQREIAGGTALRTVLFATYMVPMIAVALVWSKLYSPSEGPLNQMLGLVGIGPQPFLSSPRSALISIVFLNVWQQVGYFTVLAIAGLTQIPGSLYEAAKLDGANRREQFRFITLPLLRRTLLFSAVIAIINAVQVFEPVALITQGGPVGSTNVLTYHIRRVGIERAQGGLGSAMAVMLMLSLIVVVCALFALVNRKDDE; encoded by the coding sequence ATGATCAACAGGTACCGTGCCTCGGCGGGCATCATGCTGGCACCCGCCGTGACGCTGATCGGCGTTTTCGTCCTCTTGCCGATGCTGCTCACTGTCTGGCTGTCCTTCCAGGACTGGTCGACGCAGACACCGTTTTCCAGTGCAAGCTTCATCGGCCTCGACAATTTCCGCGAGATTTTCGGCCCGACCTCGGTCGGACGTGACTTCAAGGGCGCGCTTGCCAACACCGCGATCTACACGGCGCTGTCGGTCATCCTCATCCTGCCTCTGTCGGTGGCGTTCGGACTGATGGTCTATCAGCGCGAAATTGCAGGCGGCACCGCGCTGAGAACCGTGCTGTTTGCCACCTACATGGTGCCGATGATCGCGGTGGCGCTGGTCTGGTCGAAACTCTATTCGCCCAGCGAAGGGCCACTCAACCAGATGCTCGGCCTGGTCGGCATCGGCCCGCAGCCCTTTCTGTCGTCGCCACGCTCGGCGCTGATTTCGATCGTCTTCCTCAATGTCTGGCAGCAGGTCGGCTATTTCACAGTGCTGGCGATCGCGGGGCTGACGCAGATCCCCGGCAGCCTCTATGAAGCGGCAAAGCTGGATGGCGCCAACCGGCGCGAGCAGTTCCGCTTCATCACGCTGCCGCTGCTGCGGCGCACGCTGCTGTTCAGCGCCGTCATCGCCATCATCAATGCGGTGCAGGTGTTCGAGCCGGTCGCCCTCATCACGCAGGGCGGACCGGTCGGCTCGACCAATGTGCTGACCTACCACATCCGCCGCGTCGGCATCGAGCGCGCGCAGGGCGGACTGGGTTCGGCCATGGCTGTCATGCTGATGCTGTCGCTGATCGTCGTGGTCTGTGCGCTGTTTGCCCTGGTCAACCGGAAGGACGACGAATGA
- a CDS encoding LmbE-like protein has protein sequence MIEDRIYAASSILVVGAHAFDAEVIAGPLAAAAVKRGATVTFLHLTMGEQGHPCLIPAHYCVQKEEEASRAATRLGVKVRSLGLRDAFLPSDDQTALEVCDVIRELRPEVVITHWHGSWHKDHRAAAHLTQTGIFFAALPTVASDHAAHTPQLLLFGENWEDDDGFRPEHLVDVSDGFDTWSEAVKEYELARGLSSFPYVDYYSALYRLRGCLRGTRHAQAFAAASHSWNAGSGLFSPPFGKGPGR, from the coding sequence ATGATCGAAGACAGGATCTACGCCGCAAGCTCCATCCTGGTGGTGGGCGCGCACGCCTTCGATGCCGAGGTCATCGCCGGCCCGCTGGCGGCCGCCGCCGTGAAGCGCGGTGCGACCGTGACCTTCCTGCATCTCACCATGGGCGAACAGGGTCACCCCTGCCTCATCCCAGCGCATTATTGCGTGCAGAAGGAAGAGGAAGCGAGCAGGGCGGCTACGCGCCTTGGGGTCAAAGTGCGCAGCCTTGGCCTGCGCGACGCCTTCCTGCCTTCAGACGACCAGACGGCGCTTGAGGTGTGCGACGTCATTCGCGAGCTCAGGCCAGAAGTCGTCATCACCCATTGGCACGGCAGCTGGCACAAGGACCATCGCGCCGCCGCGCATCTGACGCAGACCGGCATCTTCTTCGCCGCACTGCCGACTGTTGCGAGCGACCATGCAGCACACACACCGCAATTGCTTTTGTTCGGCGAGAACTGGGAGGACGATGACGGTTTCCGCCCCGAGCATCTCGTCGATGTGAGCGACGGCTTCGACACCTGGAGCGAAGCGGTCAAGGAATACGAGCTGGCGCGCGGCCTGAGCAGCTTTCCCTATGTCGACTATTACAGCGCACTCTACCGGCTGCGCGGCTGCCTGCGCGGCACGCGCCACGCACAGGCGTTCGCGGCGGCCTCGCATTCGTGGAATGCCGGCAGTGGCCTGTTCTCGCCGCCGTTCGGCAAGGGGCCTGGCCGATGA
- a CDS encoding sugar ABC transporter permease, whose amino-acid sequence MTNLRRKSSLKRTQQRMAVLFILPALAVYALFVLYPLAMSLWGSFFIWKGLRMVEFAGLSNFSRLFVFPSGARLYGALWHNTAWFFGIMVFQNGIGLLFAWLLFLRDKGAAFFQSVFFFPAVLSPVIVGALWRLLLAPGGVAEWALNGLGLHQGSLTVLGNSHTALGMLIAVDAWNWMGLPVLIYTAGLRQISGQIFEAAKLDGAGNARMLLSIALPLLMPAIGTLTTLSFINTFNQFDIVYVMQGVQGNPSYSTDTLVTYFYRLAFGAEGAVGITDIGLALALGTMLFLILSIGTLMMLRFFDRRTVQL is encoded by the coding sequence ATGACCAACCTTCGCCGCAAAAGCAGCCTTAAGCGCACGCAGCAGCGCATGGCCGTGCTTTTCATCCTGCCGGCGCTGGCGGTCTATGCTCTGTTCGTCCTCTATCCCTTGGCGATGTCGCTATGGGGCAGCTTCTTCATCTGGAAGGGGCTGCGCATGGTCGAGTTCGCCGGCCTGTCGAATTTCTCGCGCCTGTTCGTCTTTCCGAGCGGCGCGCGGCTCTACGGCGCGCTGTGGCACAACACCGCCTGGTTCTTCGGCATCATGGTCTTCCAGAACGGCATTGGCCTGCTGTTCGCCTGGCTGCTGTTCCTGCGCGACAAGGGGGCTGCCTTCTTCCAGTCGGTGTTCTTCTTCCCGGCGGTGCTGAGCCCGGTCATCGTCGGCGCGCTGTGGCGCCTGCTTTTGGCGCCGGGCGGCGTCGCCGAATGGGCGCTCAACGGGCTCGGCCTGCATCAGGGCAGCCTGACCGTGCTCGGCAACAGCCACACCGCGCTGGGGATGCTGATCGCCGTCGATGCCTGGAACTGGATGGGCCTGCCGGTGCTGATCTACACCGCCGGCCTGCGCCAGATTTCCGGCCAGATCTTCGAGGCGGCGAAGCTCGACGGCGCCGGCAATGCGCGCATGCTGTTGTCGATCGCACTGCCGTTGCTGATGCCGGCCATCGGCACGCTGACGACGCTGTCCTTCATCAACACCTTCAACCAGTTCGATATCGTCTATGTCATGCAGGGCGTGCAGGGCAATCCGAGCTATTCGACCGACACGCTGGTGACCTATTTCTACCGGCTGGCCTTCGGCGCGGAGGGTGCTGTCGGCATCACCGATATCGGCCTGGCACTGGCGCTGGGCACCATGCTGTTCCTGATCCTCAGCATCGGCACGCTCATGATGCTGCGCTTCTTCGATCGCCGCACGGTGCAGTTATGA